Within the Silurus meridionalis isolate SWU-2019-XX chromosome 2, ASM1480568v1, whole genome shotgun sequence genome, the region AATTAAATCcagaaaaaatacacataaataaataaaaacaaacaatcagTGTAATTAttgagaaaaggaaagaggaatGGGTCAATTGTCCACTTTTTTGTGCATGTTAAGAATGCAGAGCACGCAGCCCACAATGGCCTCCTTGGACTCCTGCGAGCTCAAACGCTCCCAGACGAGACGCAGCGCGGCGGTGAGGTGAGCAGCAGCCGCAGAGAAGCTTCTCCTGAGCGCGCGAGCTGCTGCACCGGCGAGGCGGCTTCCGAAGAGCCGGAGGAGCGCTGAGCGGATCAAGAGGAACACAGCGGGCAtgctgagagagagattgagagagattgagagagagagagagagagagagagagagactctgagcTCCTGATGAGCCACGGACAGACGCACGAGAGTTTGAGATAAAGTCAGGTTGCTCCTCTCATCTGTCCTTTAACGGTGTTGAGAAAAAACGTTCgttaaatgaaaggaaaatacaaatgaaagtaaagaaacGGATGCAGGACTTCTTCTCGCTGGGTTCCTTTCGGCGTTACTGAAACATCTCTGGTGTCTCCTCATTTCTTCAGTGTTCGCGCAGCAGCTGTTTTGGGGCGAGGACAACATCTGTTCAGTGTGCACGCTATTTTCTGCAGCCATTCTGGAGTTGTGTAACTGTGAAATCTACAATTGATTCATTTTCATGTAGTTTTAGTTTATTTGGAAATGTTCTCTCTATAATAACTATTTACTGAATCTCATTCGAGTAAATGATGTCGTATTGCAGCTTTATCTCTGTGTATGATTTACAGCAGAGGTGCACAAACTTCTTCCGAAGAAGGGCCAAAACTCTAAAAGATTGAGGTTCATGGACCAAAAGTAAATCCTGTAttataaaactttattatattacattcaaATTTGCCATGAATACTCTAAAAAATAGTAaactttgatttttttatgcagtttAATGAAGTTAATTTTCTACAGCAGTTGATTTCAGTTGTTCaagggaagatgtttcactaaatgttaaagtgtgcttgtggagatccatggattcattcagctatgagcatgttagtaaagtcaggtagtgatgtaggtgaggaggtgaggaggtctggggtgcagtcagcctgcacattcatcccaaaggtgtttaatagtttTGGAGCTCaatatcaggagatcttcctctcctacccatggaaagcagatcttcatggagatggatttgtgcacagggacattgtcacgctggaacaggtctgcgtttcttagttcaagtgaagggaacatttcatggTCCTGCATCCAAAtatgtcaaataaaattttgtgcctccagcattttggtaacagtttggttaacatatggctggaaaattgaGGTCTCAATACTTTTATAACTATATCTCAAGATGAGCATGCGTAACttatacagagagaaaaaaagagaatttaTTGTCATGGAGTAGTAAATACACCAATAACTCAAAAGTAAAGTTTAAGCAGAACCATTTCTTCACTATTGCACTATAAGcagttagaaagaaagaaagaaagaaagaaagaaagaaagagtgggaAGGTGCTCTGTAAAGGTCAAACAACAGACGACATGGTTCACCATTTGTTCCTCATGAGTCAGCTGTAAGTGTAACAGTTGTTTTAAGCTTTCTCTGCAGCTCATATTTCTGCgaaatgtttgtgttcatgCCCTTAAGGAAATACAAAGATGATTAAATCCTCTAAAATACTACCCATTGTTGCACACTTGTTATTAAATTGTCATTATTTCACTGGTCTGTGACTAATCATGGAAAAATGTACTTACCTATTAGCAACACATGATGATCACATGGAACTGCCACAGCTGTTAATGAATATAATGTAGGGTGTATCATATAAAAAATTCTATTAGATCATTTTCACAGGAAACTGCCCCTGATGGTACTCTGGGTCACACTTTAGTTTGACTTTAGCTCTGTAATTGGAGATGCTCTATTTTACTCATTAGCCCCGTCACATCACCACACAAACCAAACTCGCCTACTTCATATTGCACCTAATGAGGAGTGTATTTAAGCCCTGGATTTGTATGTTTCCTTGTCTAGTGTTAATTGTAGCTTATGTTTAACTTCtagtttttatattgtttaagttttgtgtgtaaataaaccACTTGCACTTGTATACAACTCCAGAATCGCTGAAAACTGCAAGTTCATGTTTTTAAAGTAGTGTAAATAAAGCAATAATTACTCAGTCATCAATACTACATGAGGCATAATAAgtctatacaaaaaaatacattacttCATTCGTACAACAGGTATGAATTACATGTATCCTAACtgtgtttaatgttttcatTGACAGTGTCTCTATATGATGATTGTGAGATCTAGATCTACTGATGATcttttgatttctgtaaagctgctctgggaAAATGACAATTgttaaagtgctatacaaataacattGAATTAATCTGAGACAGATAAACAGTACACACAGATACTTTAATGAGAGATTTGTGCTTCccttattttaaaaatcatCAGCTGTCATTTGGGCATAGACAAACCACCATAAATAATacttaaaatgttataaatgtattaaattaagcAAACTATAAACTGAAATGACCTAAACTTATATCAattcaataattatatataaaaaatacagaaataaataatggtttatattatttatattatactttGAAAAATGATTCAATAAACCTTGTTGCTGTACTATAGGGCCTCCTGTATTTGTATAACTTCTGTGGTACAAGCGGTAGATTGGTAGATGGGGTTGATCATGCAAGAACAAATATAGGGACAGCTGCTAGGTCCAGAAGACAATTCAACTGTTGTGTGTCTTCCTGGAGCAGCTGCAGTGCCATTTTAAAACTAGAAAACCACAGCCCTTGGTCTGGAAGCTGACCCTGCCTTACACAGATCTTTAAGGAGCAGCTCTTTCTGCGTCACCTGTCACTTGAACAAGTCAGctgtcaaattttttttttaagttttacacTCCTCAGTATTCCTTCATATCACACAAACAATTTCTGAACAGGTTTTGTAGTGTGGCAGGGAGCACTATCCTGCTCAATATGCAGCTGAGAGAAGGAAAGTttctggtgctacataaaactcACTGATTTGCACCATTTATAAATTGTACATTATGGGAGCATGTGAAAGGTACAGACTACATGGACACCAGGATGAATGTAAAAGGTTGCAGCAGGtgtggttttaaaataaatgctcTAGTGACACCCTgctgtatattaaaaaagttcaagacactgtgtaaaaagtcaataaaaattAGAAagcaattatttgcaaatctcataaatgtatattttattcacaaaacacatgggacaaaatattaaatgtttggcCTGATGAAAAAAATCAGATAATTTCGAATTtcatgtctcaaaaaagttgggatggggcaacaaaagtctggaaaaagtaagtgtaatttaaatttaaaagttGGAAAAACAACCATATatatctgacgcagtacacagtgaaatgaaacaacgttcctcctgatcCCTgttgctacatacaacaacaatcacagaaaacacagagttaaggaaTAGTAAGTGTCCTCAATACATAAAGTggatcgtgtgcaacctggtgcaaacagtgcaaagacaacacaagacagtgcaagacaaagacacaaaacacagaatacaAAATAGCGcagccagtaaacctgttgtatattacaCACTGCAATGTGTAAAGGATgtaaagtgaacattgtaattaacaaaaatgtaaacaaaatgttgtgcaaaagagcattagcagcaaattaaaaaaaagatgtgcacaGATGTTAACAGTTCgtagtaatgaagtgatgtaatgtgagtggtactgaagacatggatgtgtaaagtgagaacaattgtgtgtttgagtccgggttgttcagatcagtcacacagtttgtgtgtgtgtgtgtgtgtgtgtgtgtgtgtgtgtgtgtgtgtgtgtgtgtgtgtgtgagtttaattcagttctttgttgagaagcctgatggcttgtgagaaaaagctgttacacagtcttaaggtgacggcccgaatgctttggaaccgcttccctgatggcaggagggtgaagagtgtgtgtgaggggtgttgtgtgtgtgtgtgtggtgtgtgtggccgtccacaatgctgttggctttgcggatgcagcatgtggtgtaactGTACAtgatggaggggagagagactccgctgatcttctcagctgtcctcactatcctctgtagggtcttgcaatctGAGACGATaaagttcccaaaccaggcagtgatgcagctgctcaagatgctctcaatggtccctctgtagaacatggtcaggatgggggggagggagatgggctttcctcagccttctcaggaagtagagacgctgctgggctcttggtgataaagctggtgttgagtgaccaggtgagatTATCTGGCAAATGAacggaatttggtgctcttgacgatctccactgaggatccatcgatgatcagtggagaatggttgctctgtgttctcctgatgtcaacaaccatctctttagttttgtcaacgttcagagacaggttgttcgctccacaccaggctgtaaccgttgcacctcctctctgtatgctgactcatcgttcttgctgatgagacccaccacggtcgtgtcttCGGCGAACTTAATGGTGTGATTCGGCCTGTGCATTCCCACACAGTCGTAAGttagcagagtgaacagcagtggactgagcacacagccctgaggtgctcCAGtactcagtgtggtggtgctggagatgctgttcctgatccggactgactgaggtctcccagtcaggaagtccagaatccagttacagagggaggtgttcaggcccagtaggttcagcttctcaatcaggtgctgagggatgatcgTGTTGAATgttgagctgaagtctatgaacagcatttgtacatatgagtccttgttgtctaggCGGGTgtgggccagatgaagggtcaTGGAGATGGCATTATCaatggagcggtttggacgatacacGAACTGCATGGGGTTCAGTGAGGATGGTAGCTGGGtattgatgtgcctcatgatgagCCTTTTTAGAAGTCGTTCagtgcatctgggagggaggcgtcatggtcacaagcaggtgatgttgtcttgtagttcgtgatcgcctggatgccctgccaaaTGATTCTGAAgcaagagtacagtaagagtgtagtggaggtgaagagagtttctgattgggtgatgaacgtgaagctggaagttgaaggggtgatgataaatgtgtgcctatgctccacaagtgggttgtgagatggaggggaaagaaaaattctggagtgaaatGGTGATGAAATGGTGGAGAGTGAACATAGGAATAAAAGATTTGTGATGAGAACAATGGCAACATGGCCGTTGCAAAGGGAACATAGCGAGTGAGGAGGAGATGGGTAGTTATTGAGAGGTCACAGGTTGTTTACACATGGAGTACTGTACATCCAGCACAGAAGTACATTCATCTTCCTCTCCACTGTACCGATTGTGCATGTGCTCCAGTCTGTTCTACACGGTGTGAGCTTTATTCTGATACGTTTAACATCATGTATTTACCAAAAACAACCTGAGATACTGGGACTGTGCTGAGATACACAcaaaatcagaatcaggatactttattgatcccagaGGGAAATTGCTTGTTTGCATTTCCTCACAGTAAAATATCAAAGTAACAAttagagtaaaagtaaaagtaataaaaaatgtgccCTGGGTTGGAACATCTGGATGCAGAAACTCAGAATTAATGCACTCACAcagcacacatacagtataattaaGCAGGATTTATTCCAGATCAATTCCACATGCTGTGAgtagataaacaaacaaacatcaaccaaccaaccaacaaacaaaaaaacaaacaaataacttaATAaacgaacaaataaataaataaataggcgTTAAAGCTAGTAAGGTAGTTACGCTCGAAAATTCAACTTCCTCAAACACATCAGCGTCATTTCCGGGGCGTGGTCTCTCGTGGACGGGGCGGAGAGGAGCCCTGTCGGGGAAAACGCGGCCTACTTTTAAAAGATGGCGAATCCTGAACAGAATGCAGTGGAAGTTGGAGCTGATTGTGAAGGAACAGGCGAGCCGGTCTCCAAGAAACCTCGGAGCAGTGTTCCTTACAATAGCGGCTCTGAACATGTTGTTCACAGAGAGCATAGAGAAAGTAGAGATGAGGCCGACGGGAGCCGTGCGGTGGAGAGTTCGGCACGTTCCCGAGATACAGAGCCAGAGACGGAGACGGAGGACGCTCAGGCCACGGAGgggaacaacaacaacaacaacaacaacaatgaagCCGTGATCTCGGAGCTCAGCGAAAACTCCTGTAACGCAGAAAAGACTCTGATACCCGGAGATAAGAGCGAGGCAGCAGGTACAAAACTACACTCGTCCTTTGTTTTTAGTCAATTCAATATTCTGACGCCTTTTCTGTTTACCTTTATGCTAACGTTAGCACGAGAAGCAGCTGAGTGATCTAGTAAGTGTAGTTATGAAACAGTGGACTAGAGAGTAAACTAACTGCAGTACAGAACCGGTTACCTTCAGTAGTAGACGCAGTCAAGAAACTCAGATTCTTTAAGTGGTCAAAGATTAAGCAGTACAGAATGGAGAACTTTATAACGACAACAAAGTGTAGGTAGCTTTCCACAGGTGATCTTACAGTAGAACCCAGCACCTCTCCCAACACCGCACCTCCCCGCACACAGCACCTCTCCCAGCACGTCTCCCAGCACACAGCACCTCTCCCAATGCATCTCCCAGCACACAGCACCTCTCCCAGCACCTCTCCCAGCACCTCTCCCAGCACCTCTCCCAACACGTCTCCCAGCACCTCTCCCAATGCATCTCCCAGCACACAGCACCTCTCCCAGCACCTCTCCCAACACGTCTCCCAGCACACAGCACCTCTCCAGCACCTCTCCCAATGCATCTCCCAGCACACAGCACGTCTCCCAGCACCTCTCCCAATGCATCTCAAAGCACACAGCACACCTCCCAGCACCTCTCCCAGCACCTCTCCCAACGCGTCTCCCAGCACACAGCACCTCTCCCAGCACACCTCCCAGCACCTCTCCCAACGTCTCCCAGCACACAGCACTCCTCCCAGCATGTCTCCCAGCACACAAAGTGTAGGTAGCTTTCCACAGGTGATCTTACAGTAGAACCCAGCACCTCTCCCAACACCGCACCTCCTGCACACAGCACCTCTCCCAGCACCTCTCCCAACACCGCACCTCCTGCACACAGCACCTCTCCCAGCACCTCTCCCAGCACCGCACCTCCTGCACACAGCACCTCTCCCAGCACGTCTCCCAGCACACAGCACCTCTCCCAGCACACAGCACCTCTCCCAATGCATCTCCCAGCACACAGCACCTCCCAGCACCTCTCCCAGCACCTCTCCCAACACGTCTCCCAGCACCTCTCCCAATGCATCTCCCAGCACACAGCACCTCTCCCAGCACCTCTCCCAACACGTCTCCCAGCACACAGCACCTCTCCCAGCACCTCTCCCAATGCATCTCCCAGCACACAGCACGTCTCCCAGCACCTCTCCCAATGCATCTCAAAGCACACAGCACACCTCCCAGCACCTCTCCCAGCACCTCTCCCAACGCGTCTCCCAGCACACAGCACCTCTCCCAGCACACCTCCCAGCACGTGTCCCAACGCGTCTCCCAGCACCTCTCCCAACGCGTCTCCCAGCACACAAAGTGTAGGTAGCTTTCCACAGGTGATCTTACAGTAGAACCCAGCACCTCTCCCAACACCGCACCTCCCTGCACACAGCACCTCTCCCAGCACCTCTCCCAACACCGCACCTCCCTGCACACAGCACCTCTCCCAGCACCTCTCCCAGCACCGCACCTCCCTGCACACAGCACCTCTCCCAGCACCTCTCCCAGCACACAGCACCTCTCCCAGCACACCTCCCAGCACCTCTCCCAATGCATCTCCCAGCACACAGCACGTCTCCCAGCACCTCTCCCAACGCGTCTCCCAGCACACAGCACCTCTCCCAGCACGTGTCCCAACGCGTCTCCCAGCACCTCTCCCAACGCGTCTCCCAGCACACAGCACTCCTTCCAGCACATCTCCCAGCACATCTCCCAGCACACAGCACGTCTCCCATCACACAGCACTCCTCCCAGCATGTCTCCCAGCACATGGTCATGTTTGTATCCAGGAATTCTGTAAACAAGTTATAGGTAAAGTTATGAACTTGAAAGTTGGTAAAGTGGTTGACATGACCGCGTTCTACAGCATATACGTCTTAAACTGATCACAgttattttttgtctttaaacagAGCTAATGGATGATGTTCACCCCAATGGATTTTATTCGCCTGAGTTAGGTGATGACGAGGACTGCTCTTCTCATGCCAGTTCTAGTGACTGGACTCCTCAGCCACGTATTGGTATGACTGGGCAGTGAAGTTTGTGCCAAACAGTAGTAAAATTATTATGCACTGAAATGCTTCTTGAACCTGCTGTAATGTTGCATGTCTTCTACCAAATgttattgtagattatttatataattaccaGTTTAATGGGTTTTCGTCTTTTTTTTAGGTTCGTACCATTTTATTCAGCAACAAATAATGCGAGAAACTGATCCACGAACTATTCTGAACGACCTGCTTCCAGAAACTGTCATTCCACCGGATCTTGACGACATGACACTATGGCAGATTGTCATCAACATCTCTGAGCCTCCAAAGAGAAAGAAACGCAAAGATGTTAACACGATAGATGATGTCATCAGACTGCTAAATGATTGCAAAAAGATTCTTGTCCTGACTGGTGCTGGGGTACGTTTGCAGTTGACGCTAACATTTTATGACATGAACGGAACTGTATCATGTAGACTTTGGTTTTACACGTGCTAAAATCTTCAGGATTGTGATGCTTGGTTTCCTTTAAGTGGTTTTGCAAGATTGCATGTGTCATATGACCAGTTTTGGCTTAATAATCTTAATTTTAGACATCAGCGTGCGATTTTAATATGATTACGtgacattactttgcactggaGAAAGCAATAGTCTGAGGAGGTATTaaatgcacatgtgcacttcCACACAAGAGACCAGGCTCTACCTGTATATTCTGCAGTGTACACTCACCGCCTTTTTATTAGGAACGTTTTGCACATTCTTGTGGTTATCTAAACAGCCAATCATGTTTATCTTACAAGATTTTTTATGATCTGTTTGTTAAATGCTATTGAATGTAGTATTACAGTTAGtgtgtatcttttatttatttatttttttagtctttttatCATGAAAGGAAACCTTTTTATATTGACTCTGTTCATATGTTTTGTTATCAGGTTTCTGTTTCCTGTGGAATACCTGATTTTAGGTCAAGAGATGGAATTTATGCTCGACTTGCTGTCGATTTTCCAGATCTTCCAGATCCCCAGGCGATGTTTGATATTGAGTATTTCCAAAGGGATCCAAggccattttttaaatttgcaaaggtctgtaaactttttttttttgaggcttTCCCTTTTATTAGATTGTTAGAAGCAACATAGGCTTTTATTTCCCTTTATTGTAGGAAATCTACCCTGGACAGTTTGCACCATCACTTTGCCACAGATTTATTGCTATGCTGgacaagaaagagaaaattCTCAGGAACTACACGCAGAACATTGACACTCTTGAGCAGGTTGCAGGAATCCAAAGGGTCATACAGTGTCATGGTATGTTGATTTCAATATTAATTTTGTAAAGTTTAGAGCACTGGTCACCATTGTGTCAAAAGGTCAAAACAAAAGGTCAATCCTGCAAGCATTATTTGTTGAACTATCTTTAAATTGgatattttaaagtttattgaGCTGTTTGTTGAGAAGTGAATGTGGGATTTCTCTTTCGAACAAATTCGCTCATGCTGAGTtgtttctgataaaaaaaaaaaaaaaaaaacagcatttgattATGGAAGGGTCatcaatttgtgtaaatcaacatttgtattgtattttgctgatggcaagttgacaataatgcttaaaaatcataacatttttttgaccatttttgtttaaaaaaatacacagatatttagttcatttgtgaagatacaacatattaaaaacattcaaacgtagtaaagctgcagtaaTTCACGTTTTGAAAACCGATAAGTTGCCTTTAGCATTCATATATACTGCTATTTTCAggtttgtaaatgtataataattaaagctAATCCAAGCTGCAAGATTCTACAGCTGACTTGAGCAGCCCCTGAAAATGTCTAACTGAAGGTTGTGTTTTAGATCTTTGGCTATCAGTTTCTTTTTATGccatattgaaatatttaaattgactcactgaaaatgcacattttggggaaaaaatgaaatacacGCAATAtgttgaaatataaataaatgttctatcaaatgttctcatcactgacatCATTATCAAATCTTTTCTCAAACAGTTGCAAGTAGGCCAAGCTTTTCAGTATCTAGTATCAGAGTCCTTAACAGATGGTGCTGTTAATTTATTTGCTAATTTGACCTATTTTTAtggtaattaattttttttccaggttccTTTGCGACTGCATCCTGCCTTGTGTGTAAACACAAAGTTGATTGTGATGCTGTAAGGGAGGATATATTCAGACAGGTATAACTACCattattataaagaacaaaaaaaacatctctgttATAAATAAGAACAATTACAATGCTAAGTTTAGAATTTAACAAATAACTTTCAATCAGTTTGCATGAAATTAGTTGTTTATTTGTCTTAATTTGCCTTTGATTTTACACAAGTATAGGGGAGTGTGGGGTTGGGGGATAGGGGAGtgtggggttggggttagggagTGTGGGGTTGGGGATAGGGGTGTGGGGTTGGGGATAGGGGAGTGTGGGGTTGAGGAGTGTGGGGTTGGGGATAGGGGAGTGTGGGGTTGAGGAGTGTGGGGTTGGGGATAGGGGAGtgtggggttggggttaggggaGTGTGGGGTTGGGGGTTGGGAAGTGTGGTGTTCTAGCACCACACTGCCGTCATCACAATCGGGTTCATTaaccaagtgtgttgacacacacaaggaatttggttccagctgtttgtgactctcaaagtacagacataaataaaactatacattcaaaTACAGTCATTGCTGGGCCCCTGTGAAAGGCCCtttaactttacatttttttatgaattccatagtacatttacggcatttagcagaagcccttatccagagcagcatacaaaagtgcattgagtttctttgaatgaataaatcagcACTGATTCACTGGGTTTAAGACTCAGGATACCAGCTACCTAAAACTCTGTTGAGAGAAATTATAGTGCACTTTGTTTAAAACATAAAGACAGAGAGGCGAAAAGCGCTAAttgaagtgtttcaggaagaggtaggagTTCACACGGCATTTTAAGATAGGCAGGGATTCAGCTGTTCGGGCATCTAGAGGAAGTTTGTTCCActacctcagtgccagaacagaagaGTCTTGATGTATACGTACCGCTTCCCCTGAGAGACATTGgcaccagtcgagcagtgctagaAGATATGGGACAGCATCGTGCAGTGCGAGGAGTGATGAGAGCTTTAAAGTAAGAAGGTGATGGTCCATTTTTGACTTTGTAggaaagcatcagtgttttgaatttgtTGTGTGCAGCTATCAGAAGCCAGTTgagggagcagcagtggggtggtgtgggagaacttaggcaggttgaacacaagccACACAGCTGCATTTTAGATCATTTGCATAGGACAAATTAGCATAGTAATACACTGACTAGACATAAGTACCTCATACGAACCCAATTCAAAACACCAAAACTATATTAACATTCACACAGTTCATTTATATGTGACAGTGTAATTCTGGAAATGACTTTGTATAGACAGAGGTGATCGTTTTAATGGGATGTTGTTAGTGTAATAAAACTCGTTACCAGCTGGTTGCTAATGCTGACCAACTTTAGCATGTCATCCGCTTGTCTTTTTGCCTAAattatgcaaaatatatttttaattaccaATGCAGCAGTGCAGTCATATATAACTGTTCGCAGGTTTAACAAAACATGCTTCAGTGAAAAATAACTattaaaaagtacacaaaaaacatcTGAATTACAGTAACCcatgtaaaaagcatttcattaaTTTACACGTCTGAATCTTAATAGCTGatgttttaataacatttatttcaccACATTGGGAACTAGATAAAATTTGCTATAAATCAAATGTCTTGAATGAGTTAAACAGTGTTAGAAAATGACTTGCATTTTCTTGCATGATCCATTCTGTATCTAATCCCAAATGTATCTTGTGTAGTTGTACATACGAATGTTGTAATCATAAAGACTGTCCTGGGCTCTGATTGGAAGGAAAATCAGTATAACTCTATCACACTGCATTAGGCAAGGTTAATCAATGAAACAGTGATGACTAAATAGTTCAATGAAAGTAACAATTATACTGCTTTTGAGTTGCAGTATTTGGAAATGCAGTGTTCACAGGTAAAGTCCTGCCATTTCCAAATATCATGACAGCAGGAAAAGAATCCTACTCTGTCTCTTTGGCTctttagtgatttaaaaaaaattatctttttgCAGGTTGTTCCCCATTGTCCAAAGTGCCCGGATATCCCATTCGCTATTATGAAACCAGACATTGTCTTCTTTGGCGAGAACCTCCCTGAAGCTTTTCACAGGGCCATGAAGCAGGACAAGGACGAG harbors:
- the LOC124378122 gene encoding protein myomixer-like encodes the protein MPAVFLLIRSALLRLFGSRLAGAAARALRRSFSAAAAHLTAALRLVWERLSSQESKEAIVGCVLCILNMHKKVDN
- the sirt1 gene encoding NAD-dependent protein deacetylase sirtuin-1; amino-acid sequence: MANPEQNAVEVGADCEGTGEPVSKKPRSSVPYNSGSEHVVHREHRESRDEADGSRAVESSARSRDTEPETETEDAQATEGNNNNNNNNNEAVISELSENSCNAEKTLIPGDKSEAAELMDDVHPNGFYSPELGDDEDCSSHASSSDWTPQPRIGSYHFIQQQIMRETDPRTILNDLLPETVIPPDLDDMTLWQIVINISEPPKRKKRKDVNTIDDVIRLLNDCKKILVLTGAGVSVSCGIPDFRSRDGIYARLAVDFPDLPDPQAMFDIEYFQRDPRPFFKFAKEIYPGQFAPSLCHRFIAMLDKKEKILRNYTQNIDTLEQVAGIQRVIQCHGSFATASCLVCKHKVDCDAVREDIFRQVVPHCPKCPDIPFAIMKPDIVFFGENLPEAFHRAMKQDKDEVDLLIVIGSSLKVRPVALIPSSVPHEVPQILINREPLLHMNFDVELLGDCDVIVNELCRRLGGDFEELCYNSSRLSEITDIPPPLPTTEPEQACAKVQTSDVQNTRHFLTEQDESVGETSETITVLDSCANAQFPDDGGLNTSCTDKEAIFSLGSQDGPSSPKPSTEENDGCPCCESSEVHQDCQLMVVGQQKRTGIRELLDKQTEEKHTNQRNYLGKQCWLKLCRNPISSRLGTSQYLFQVPNRYIFHGAEVYSCSEDETSSSSDSEDSCCSGLDEQESDAEEVCTPGASLRPGEGGVAKTADENKSISSIHTNNIMENLDTTTDL